In Amia ocellicauda isolate fAmiCal2 chromosome 7, fAmiCal2.hap1, whole genome shotgun sequence, one genomic interval encodes:
- the LOC136753380 gene encoding translocon-associated protein subunit gamma-like: MDLVQSAVLYCVMTLVSTYLVAFAYKNVKFVLKHKAAQKREDAVSKEVTRKLSEADSRKMSRKEKDERILWKKNEVADYEATTFSIFYNNTLFLVLVIIASFFLLKNFNPTVNYILSISASSGLIALLSTGSK, translated from the exons ATGGACCTGGTTCAGTCTGCAGTTCTCTACTGTGTCATGACTCTCGTCAGCACATACCTTGTTGCCTTTGCCTACAAAAATGTCAAATTTGTCCTGAAACACAA AGCAGCCCAGAAACGTGAAGATGCAGTTTCTAAGGAAGTGACGCGCAAACTCTCTGAGGCAGACAGCAGGAAAATGTCTCGCAAGGAGAAGGATGAACG AATCCTCTGGAAAAAGAACGAAGTTGCAGATTATGAAGCCACCACCTTCTCCATCTTCTACAACAACACCTTATTCCTGGTCCTCGTCATCATCGCCTCCTTCTTCCTGCTGAAGAACTTCAACCCAACAGT AAATTACATCTTGTCAATCAGTGCTTCCTCTGGCCTCATTGCCCTGCTGTCCACTGGATCCAAATAA